The Cryptococcus neoformans var. neoformans B-3501A chromosome 4, whole genome shotgun sequence genome has a window encoding:
- a CDS encoding hypothetical protein (HMMPfam hit to AlaDh_PNT_C, Alanine dehydrogenase/PNT, C-terminal domain, score: 157.9, E(): 2.1e-44; HMMPfam hit to AlaDh_PNT_N, Alanine dehydrogenase/PNT, N-terminal domain, score: 116.4, E(): 6.5e-32), which produces MAATAPESATTSANTRPRQPIWLRCEKKPFEHRSALTPTTAKTLLDSNFDVYVEKDPQRIFDDREFEAVGCKIVPHNTWPSAPVDVPIIGLKELPESTDPLPHTHIQFAHCYKQQAGWNDVLRRFAQGKGTLYDLEFLEDPVSHRRVAAFGFHAGFAGAAAGALAFAAQQTQNGQGKLGELKPYPNEGEMVKEVSEALQGTKEGNKGVKVLIIGALGRCGSGAVDLFRKAGVAEENIIKWDMAETAKGGPFPEILDVDIFVNCIYLSKPIPKFITSEFIAEAGADRRLSVVVDVSCDTTNPHNPIPIYSINTTFPSPTVEVDTKGVGKRCTVISIDHLPTLLPREASEQFSTDLLPSLLQLPERQTAEVWVNAEKLFRTKLEEARKYDEEQGIKA; this is translated from the exons ATGGCCGCCACCGCCCCCGAGTCCGCCACCACCTCTGCCAACACCCGTCCCAGACAGCCCATCTGGCTCCGGTGCGAGAAGAAGCCCTTTGAGCACCGCTCGGCTCTGACCCCCACCACCGCAAAGACATTGCTCGACAGCAACTTTGACGTCTACGTCGAGAAGGATCCCCAGCGGATCTTTGACGACCGCGAATTCGAGGC TGTCGGCTGCAAGATCGTCCCTCACAACACCTGGCCCAGCGCCCCCGTCGACGTGCCCATTATCGGTTTGAAGGAGCTCCCCGAATCTAC CGACCCCCTCCCTCACACGCACATCCAATTCGCCCATTGCTACAAGCAGCAAGCCGGATGGAACGACGTCCTCCGCCGATTCGCCCAGGGCAAGGGTACCCTCTACGACCTCGAATTCCTCGAAGACCCCGTTTCCCACCGACGTGTCGCCGCATTCGGTTTCCACGCCGGTTTTGCCGGCGCCGCCGCCGGTGCCCTCGCCTTTGCCGCTCAGCAGACCCAAAACGGACAAGGCAAGCTGGGCGAATTGAAGCCTTACCCCAATGAAGGCGAGATGGTCAAGGAAGTGAGCGAGGCGTTGCAAGGCACCAAGGAAGGGAATAAGGGGGTAAAGGTTTTGATCATTGGGGCTTTGGGACGATGTGGATCCGGTGCGGTTGATCTTTTCAGGAAGGCCGGTGTTGCCGA AGAAAATATCATCAAGTGGGATATGGCCGAGACGGCCAAGGGCGGCCCCTTTCCCGAGATCCTCGACGTCGACATTTTTGTCAACTGCATCTACCTCTCCAAGCCAATTCCCAAGTTTATCACTTCGGAATTCATCGCCGAGGCTGGGGCCGATCGTCGATTGAGCGTTGTCGTTGATGTTTCTTGCGA CACGACCAACCCCCACAaccccatccccatctaCTCCATCaacaccaccttcccctcccccaccGTCGAGGTCGACACCAAGGGCGTCGGCAAGCGATGCACCGTCATCTCCATCGACCACCTCcccacccttcttcctcgggAAGCTTCGGAACAATTCTCGACCGACcttttgccttcgctcttGCAATTGCCAGAGAGGCAGACGGCCGAGGTTTGGGTGAATGCGGAGAAGCTGTTTAGAACCaagttggaggaggcgaGGAAGTATGATGAGGAGCAGGGGATCAAGGCTTAA
- a CDS encoding hypothetical protein (HMMPfam hit to OPT, OPT oligopeptide transporter protein, score: 39.6, E(): 5.7e-10), with the protein MFNSSRDNTTEQEKNDDEIYTTELKGDESPSSSSSDIDEKNEKFDPYVDQSQEGIAVEEAKLDDFIHRDEKYDWDSEEFRNIPELVRNTVSFEDDPSMPVITFRAILLSTIFCAIGSVISQISYFRTTTAQFPVFFVILASHPLGKLLARVLPDYTVPLGRFSFSLNPGPFSVKEHVIIGIAANTGSQGQWATYLPTNAALYYNITMSPAIALFFGWGVSLLGFSFAAMVRPILIDDPQFIFPLSMQQVAVYRSIQGTSELHLERSRKQMRVSSFRYLKVFWWLFLGMFAWQFLPEFAFPFVASLAPLCWFASRNHKVNFLGAGRGGAGLLNITLDWSNITSTVITYPYSVQVIIFVSFCWILIPIAYFGNLWGSPTWNIMSNGVFMKNGTSYPFNSLCNMKRSALHTLELSTCGMSLWAWRAKKPAHNDRLSRIAAKYPGLTWWEWGLLTLIPFVILLAVVVSKKLYMSTWTYFVALGFGAAAMLPMSLVYAMSGYSMKVGIFNELIYGCKSRSSRHPLGQLAYRIISGNVWYDARTVLEDQKIGHYFHLPPRQVIGIQILANMLALPINYAVMRWVLDTKFDYVSGKEVDPTGQWTGQEFQSYNSAGVQYSLVGPKRLFRSSVYRPLTYGFVVGAAAPVIIWLLHKRFPRARFNLWNTTIFFSGAATFYGNLSTGPFTAFIIGTVWNFWLYRYRRKFWNMWAYISGAALDTGFNFNLLFIFIFLGTTGAVMPYWWGNNADSIERCFALNE; encoded by the exons ATGTTTAACAGCAGTCGCGACAATACGACcgagcaggagaagaatgatgaCGAAATTTACACTACGGAGCTGAAGGGTGATGAGTCTCCGTCCAGTTCTTCCTCTGATATCGACGAGAAAAACGAGAAATTCGATCCGTACGTTGATCAGTCACAGGAAGGTATCGCCGTCGAAGAAGCCAAGCTGGACGACTTCATTCATCGGGACGAAAAATATGATTGGGACTCTGAAGAGTTTCGCAACATCCCAGAGCTAGTGAGAAATACTGTCagctttgaagatgatccTTCGATGCCCGTTATCACCTTCCGAGccattctcctttccaccaTCTTTTGTGCTATAGGGAGTGTCATCTCACAAATCTCATA CTTCCGTACCACAACGGCTCAGTTCCCTGTGTTCTTCGTTATCTTGGCTTCCCATCCACTTGGAAAATTGCTCGCGAGAGTTCTGCCCGACTACACTGTCCCGCTTGGAAggttctccttctccctgaATCCAGGTCCTTTTTCAGTCAAAGAGCATGTCATCATTGGTATTGCGGCTAATACTGGAAGTCAAGGTCAATGGGCGA CCTACTTGCCAACCAATGCCGCTTTATATTACAACATCACAATGAGTCCTGCCATCGCGCTTTTCTTTGGCTGG GGTGTATCACTTTTGGGTTTCTCGTTTGCGGCAATGGTCCGGCCAATTTTGATTGACGATCCCCaattcatcttccctctttctaTGCAGCAAGTCGCTGTCTATCGAAGTATCCAAGGAACTTCAGAGCTTCACCTTGAACGATCACGCAAGCAGATGAGAGTGAGTTCCTTCCGAT ACTTGAAGGTTTTCTGGTGGCTTTTCCTCGGAATGTTTGCTTGGCAATTCCTCCCCGAGTTTGCCTTCCCTTTTGTGGCTTCCCTCGCCCCCTTGTGCTGGTTTGCAAGCCGTAACCACAAGGTGAACTTTCTCGGTGCCGGGAGAGGTGGCGCTGGACTATTGAACATCACCTTGGATTGGTCAAACATCACATCAACTGTTATCACTTATCCTTACAGTGTGCAAGTAATCATCTTTGTTTCCTTT TGTTGGATCCTGATTCCTATCGCTTACTTTGGTAACCTTTGGGGATCCCCCACATGGAACATCATGTCCAACGGCGTCTTCATGAAGAATGGCACTTCTTATCCCTTCAACAGTCTTTGCAA TATGAAGAGATCGGCCTTGCATACTCTGGAGCTCAGTACCTGTGGAATGTCTTTATG GGCTTGGCGTGCAAAGAAACCAGCTCATAACGATCGTTTGAGCCGGATTGCTGCCAAATATCCTGGACTGACTTGGTG GGAATGGGGACTTCTAACTCTTATTCCCTTTGTGATACTCTTGGCAGTGGTCGTCAGTAAGAAGCTCTATATGTCCACATGGACGTACTTCGTCGCTCTCGGCTTCGGCGCTGCTGCCATGTTGCCCATGAGTCTGGTCTACGCCATGTCAGGATATTCGATGAAGGTCGGTATCTTTAATGAGCTAATTTATGGATGTAAGTCTC GCTCATCTCGACACCCATTGGGGCAGCTTGCATATCGAATCATCTCGGGAAATGTCTGGTACGATGCGCGAACTGTCCTGGAGGACCAGAAG ATTGGACATTACTTCCATTTGCCACCGCGACAGGTCATCGGCATTCAAATCCTTGCCAACATGCTGGCTTTACCTATCAACTACGCGGTGATGCGTTGGGTCTTGGACACCAAATTTGATTATGTTAGCGGGAAAGAGGTGGATCCAACAGGTCAATGGACTGGACAAGAGTTCCAGAGCTACAATTCTGCTGGTGTGCAATATTCTCTCGTCGGGCCCAAGAGGTTGTTTAGATCCAGCGTCTACAGGCCTTTGACGTATGGTTTTGT TGTAGGTGCAGCTGCGCCCGTGATCATTTGGCTCCTGCACAAGCGATTCCCTCGGGCTCGCTTCAATCTCTGGAACACAaccatctttttctctgGTGCGGCCACCTTCTATGGCAACTTGAGTACTGGTCCATTCACCGCTTTCATTATTGGAACGGTCTGGAACTTTTGGTTGTACAGATACAGGAGAAAGTTTTGGAACATGTGGGCTTACATC AGTGGTGCCGCCC TCGATACCGGTTTCAACTTCAACTTGTTGTttatcttcatctttttggGCACTACCG GTGCGGTCATGCCTTACTGGTGGGGGAACAACGCCGACTCTATCGAAAGGTGTTTTGCCCTCAATGAATAA
- a CDS encoding hypothetical protein (HMMPfam hit to tRNA-synt_2, tRNA synthetases class II (D, K and N), score: 426.1, E(): 4e-125) — MSADNAPVNAANPEVAPVQSSADAPTQEGAPAPAGPSKSELKKRAKEAEKAKKAAERAAREEEDRKKREAKESEDHAKQNYGKLPLHQSQERNGQKRLKFHELNKDLVGQRVIFRARLHNMRPQGAKIVFLTFRQQTHTLQGVLVVSKESDEHQVSKQMLKYATLIPSEAIVLVEGVVKEAEVKSCTIQNYEVGIQKIFTAVEVNELPFSIDDAARPESDFQRMETEDVQFARVALPTRLDNRVMDLRTPTNQAIFRIQSAICQLFREYLNSEGFIEIHSPKLQGAATESGASVFKVKYFDREAFLAQSPQLAKQMAIAGDMERVYEIAPVFRAEDSNTHRHMTEFMGLDLEMAIEEHYHEAVDVLDNMLLHIFRGLQTKFKHEIETVKKQFPCEDFLFLEKTLRLPFKEGMRMLREAGATDGEGKPIGELDDMSTENEKLLGRLVREKYNTDYFILDKFPIAIRPFYTMPDPSDPTLSNSYDFFMRGEEILSGAQRIHDPTFLVERMKDVGIDPASMAGYLDAFKLGAPPHAGGGIGLERVVMLFLKLGNIRRASLFPRDPKRLAP, encoded by the exons ATGTCCGCCGACAACGCCCCAGTCAACGCTGCAAACCCCGAGGTCGCTCCCGTCCAGTCTTCTGCCGACGCCCCGACCCAAGAAGGCGCCCCTGCGCCCGCCGGCCCCTCCAAGTCTGAGCTCAAGAAGCGCGCAAAGGAGGCtgaaaaggccaagaaggctgcAGAACGCGCAgcgagggaggaggaggatagaaAGAAGCGCGAGGCCAAGGAGTCTGAGGACCATGCGAAACAGAACTATGGCAAGCTGCCCTTGCACCAGAGCCAGGAGAGGAACG GCCAGAAACGACTCAAGTTCCACGAACTCAACAAGGACCTTGTAGGCCAGAGGGTCATCTTCCGAGCCAGGCTGCACAACATGCGTCCTCAAG GAGCCAAGATTGTCTTTCTCACTTTCCGTCAACAAACACACACCCTCCAAGGTGTCCTTGTCGTTTCCAAAGAGAGTGACGAGCACCAGGTGTCCAAGCAGATGCTCAAGTACGCTACCCTTATCCCT TCTGAGGCTATCGTTCTTGTTGAGGGTGTAGTGAAAGAGGCCGAGGTCAAGAGCTGTACTATCCAGAACTATGAAGTTGGAATCCAAAAG ATCTTCACCGCCGTCGAGGTTAATGAGCTTCCATTCTCTATCGATGACGCTGCCCGTCCTGAATCTGACTTCCAGCGA ATGGAGACTGAGGACGTTCAGTTTGCGAGGGTTGCTTTGCCTACGAGGCTTGATAACCGAGTGATGGATTTGCGA ACCCCTACCAACCAAGCCATCTTCCGCATCCAATCCGCCATCTGCCAACTCTTCCGTGAATACCTCAACTCTGAAGGGTTCATCGAGATCCACTCGCCCAAACTCCAAGGTGCCGCGACCGAATCGGGCGCTTCAGTCTTCAAGGTCAAGTACTTTGACAGGGAGGCGTTTTTGGCGCAGTCGCCCCAGTTGGCGAAGCAGATGGCTATTGCGGGTGATATGGAGAGGGTTTATGAGATTGCTCCTG TATTCCGAGCCGAAGACTCCAACACCCACCGTCACATGACTGAATTCATGGGTCTCGATCTCGAAATGGCCATCGAAGAGCACTACCACGAAGCTGTCGATGTTCTCGACAATATGctcctccacatcttccGTGGCTTGCAAACCAAATTCAAGCATGAGATTGAGACGGTGAAGAAGCAGTTCCCATGTGAGGATTTCTTGTTTTTGGAGAAGACGTTGAGGTTGCCGTTCAAGGAAGGGATGCGGATGTTGAGGGAGGCGGGGGCGACGGATGGGGAGGGGAAGCCGATTGGCGAGTTGGACGATATGAG CACCGAAAACGAAAAGCTCCTCGGTCGACTTGTTCGTGAAAAATATAATACCGATTACTTCATCCTCGACAAATTCCCTATCGCCATCCGTCCCTTTTACACCATGCCCGACCCCTCTGACCCCACGCTCTCCAACTCGTACGATTTCTTCATGCGCGGTGAAGAAATCCTTTCTGGCGCGCAACGTATCCACGACCCGACCTTtttggtggagaggatgaaggatgtGGGGATTGACCCGGCCTCGATGGCGGGTTACCTCGATGCTTTCAAATTGGGTGCCCCGCCCCATGCGGGAGGAGGGATTGGGTTGGAGAGGGTGGTGATGTTGTTCTTGAAGTTGGGGAACATTAGGAGGGCGAGTTTGTTCCCCAGGGACCCGAAGAGGTTGGCTCCTTAA